In a genomic window of Desulfobacterales bacterium:
- a CDS encoding sigma-70 family RNA polymerase sigma factor, which yields MSHRKSEPASIDNPESWVDSYGDFLYRFALSRVKDPSVAEDLVQETFLAALRARENFKGESAGRTWLIAILKHKIVDHIRKKIREPSTDKIEALTDKSDPDFDERGHWQILPGKWAVNPGKLYEQKEFIDVLYHCLAELPERLADAFIKREMDGLSTDDICKELGITATNSWVMLYRARMSLRRCLENKWLNPGS from the coding sequence ATGAGCCATCGGAAATCTGAACCCGCCAGTATCGATAATCCTGAATCATGGGTCGATAGTTACGGCGATTTCCTTTATCGTTTTGCACTCTCGAGGGTTAAAGATCCCTCCGTTGCGGAGGATCTGGTTCAAGAGACTTTCCTGGCGGCCCTGCGTGCCCGAGAAAACTTCAAGGGTGAGTCCGCCGGCAGAACCTGGCTGATTGCCATACTTAAGCATAAAATTGTCGATCATATCCGCAAAAAAATTCGGGAACCGTCTACAGATAAGATCGAAGCCCTGACAGACAAGTCTGACCCGGACTTCGACGAGCGCGGGCACTGGCAGATACTGCCAGGCAAGTGGGCGGTGAATCCGGGAAAGCTATATGAACAAAAAGAATTTATAGATGTTCTTTATCATTGTTTGGCGGAACTGCCAGAACGTTTGGCCGATGCGTTTATCAAGCGTGAGATGGATGGCCTCAGTACAGATGATATTTGTAAGGAGCTGGGAATAACTGCGACGAATAGCTGGGTTATGCTATATCGTGCCCGTATGTCTCTGCGGCGCTGCCTCGAAAACAAGTGGCTCAACCCTGGGTCTTAA
- the tpx gene encoding thiol peroxidase, whose amino-acid sequence MEERSAAVTLHGNPLTLIGTVLNVGDAAPDLEVLDNDLNAVKLSSFRGKICVISAVPSLDTPTCDMETRRFNETAGQLGDDVVILTVSTDLPFAQKRWCGSAGVDKVITLSDHRDAVFGSAFGVLIKELRLLARSIFVVDRDGIIQYIQHVKELSEEPDYDAVIEAVKKIG is encoded by the coding sequence ATGGAGGAACGTAGCGCAGCCGTTACCCTGCATGGTAACCCGCTCACACTGATTGGAACGGTGCTCAACGTGGGAGATGCGGCTCCCGATTTAGAAGTTCTGGATAACGATTTAAATGCAGTTAAACTTTCGTCATTTAGAGGTAAGATATGTGTCATCTCGGCAGTGCCGTCCTTGGACACGCCGACATGTGATATGGAAACCCGCCGTTTTAACGAAACAGCCGGTCAACTGGGTGATGATGTCGTTATTTTAACGGTCAGCACGGATCTTCCTTTTGCCCAGAAGCGCTGGTGTGGTTCCGCCGGTGTCGATAAGGTCATCACCCTCTCAGATCACCGCGATGCTGTCTTTGGCAGCGCTTTCGGCGTGTTGATCAAAGAACTGCGCCTGCTGGCAAGGTCAATTTTCGTTGTGGACCGCGATGGCATCATTCAGTATATCCAGCATGTTAAGGAGCTCTCCGAAGAGCCGGATTATGATGCGGTCATCGAGGCCGTCAAAAAAATCGGCTAA
- a CDS encoding DUF547 domain-containing protein has product MNQRYLGLALIINLSLVVGTLGSATPGQASTVNHEIWAKLLGKYVKPGGVDYAGFKKEEERLDQYLKMLENTDPEKLPRREQYAYYINAYNAWTIKLILSGYPGVESIKDFGSIFQSPWQKKWVRVNGNVITLDHVEHDILRPRYKDPRVHFAINCSAVSCPPLRPEPYLADILDQQLDDSTRSFINDANSHRLEGNTLYVSRIFKWFSEDFNEDALGFYLQYAEGDLKEKLTRQKDNIQVKYMHYDWSLNDVEG; this is encoded by the coding sequence ATGAATCAGCGCTATTTGGGGCTTGCTCTCATAATAAATCTATCGCTTGTAGTCGGAACGCTTGGGTCAGCCACACCGGGCCAAGCTTCGACCGTGAATCATGAAATTTGGGCCAAACTGCTTGGCAAGTACGTCAAGCCGGGTGGTGTGGACTATGCCGGTTTTAAGAAAGAAGAAGAGCGCTTGGATCAGTATTTAAAAATGCTTGAAAACACGGATCCGGAAAAGCTACCCCGCAGAGAACAGTATGCCTACTACATTAATGCATACAATGCCTGGACGATAAAGCTGATTTTAAGTGGCTATCCGGGAGTCGAGTCAATTAAAGACTTTGGTTCAATTTTTCAAAGCCCTTGGCAAAAGAAATGGGTGCGCGTCAACGGTAATGTCATTACGCTTGATCATGTTGAGCATGATATCCTCAGACCGCGCTATAAGGATCCCCGTGTCCATTTTGCCATTAATTGTTCGGCTGTCAGCTGCCCGCCGCTCAGACCGGAACCCTATCTGGCTGATATCCTTGATCAGCAATTAGACGATTCAACCCGTTCATTTATTAATGACGCCAACAGCCATCGACTGGAGGGCAATACCCTGTATGTCAGCCGGATTTTCAAGTGGTTTTCGGAAGACTTTAATGAAGACGCTCTGGGATTTTACCTACAATATGCCGAAGGTGATTTAAAAGAAAAATTAACCCGCCAAAAAGACAACATTCAGGTGAAATACATGCACTATGATTGGTCGCTGAATGATGTCGAGGGTTAA
- the gnd gene encoding decarboxylating 6-phosphogluconate dehydrogenase, translating into MKLAMIGLGKMGMNMAKRLMQGHHEIVAYDLSEEAVQQISAEGASGANSLQQVVEMLSGPRIVWIMLPAGKPVEETINGLKELLSPKDIIIDGGNSYYKDDRRRYDMLQEAGIHYMDVGVSGGIWGLEAGYCMMMGGDEAIFHLLEPIFETLAPKDGYLYCGKSGAGHFVKMVHNGIEYGLMQAYGEGFEILDASEFAESFDYAQIAHLWNQGSVIRSWLLELAEDAFNKNAELTDITGYVQDSGEGRWTVQQAIDTAVPAEVITLSLMRRFRSRQQDPFTERVLAALRREFGGHAVVSKKE; encoded by the coding sequence ATGAAACTCGCAATGATCGGCTTGGGGAAAATGGGGATGAATATGGCCAAACGACTGATGCAGGGTCATCATGAGATCGTCGCCTATGATTTGTCCGAGGAGGCGGTTCAACAAATCAGCGCTGAAGGCGCCAGCGGGGCAAATTCGCTGCAGCAGGTTGTCGAAATGCTTTCAGGACCCCGCATTGTCTGGATCATGCTGCCGGCCGGCAAGCCGGTAGAAGAGACCATCAACGGCTTAAAAGAATTGCTGAGCCCAAAAGACATCATCATTGACGGCGGCAACTCCTATTATAAGGATGATCGGCGCCGCTACGATATGCTTCAGGAAGCGGGCATTCACTATATGGATGTCGGTGTCAGCGGCGGCATCTGGGGTTTGGAGGCGGGCTACTGCATGATGATGGGCGGTGATGAAGCTATTTTTCACCTTCTTGAGCCCATCTTTGAAACCCTGGCCCCCAAAGACGGTTATCTGTATTGCGGTAAAAGCGGGGCGGGCCATTTTGTCAAAATGGTCCACAATGGAATCGAATACGGTTTAATGCAGGCCTATGGCGAAGGATTTGAAATTCTGGATGCCTCCGAGTTTGCCGAATCCTTTGATTACGCCCAAATTGCCCATCTGTGGAACCAGGGCAGCGTGATTCGCTCCTGGCTGCTGGAGCTGGCCGAAGATGCCTTCAATAAAAACGCCGAATTGACCGACATCACCGGCTATGTCCAGGACTCCGGCGAAGGGCGCTGGACGGTGCAGCAGGCAATTGATACCGCAGTCCCGGCAGAAGTGATTACCCTTTCACTGATGCGACGCTTCCGCTCACGACAGCAGGATCCTTTTACCGAGCGCGTCTTGGCAGCCCTGCGGCGGGAGTTTGGTGGACATGCGGTGGTTTCCAAAAAAGAATAA
- the zwf gene encoding glucose-6-phosphate dehydrogenase, with amino-acid sequence MDTKTADTDSVEKTMATVSAPDLGLAPQECVMPEPSEPCTIIIMGATGDLTARKLMPQLFNLYLNAGLPEPFLIVGTSHIDIAEAEFKDSMQAALKKAGVYDETRWSDFARALHYRYADFAHLESFTQMAQALRELDQQFNTRGNRIFYMALPPSVYKSAAHLIGKVGLADEHQIGNGWSRIVVEKPFGTDLETAVDLDQSLSRDFAEHQIFRIDHYLAKETVQNVLMLRFANSLFEPIWNRRYVDYIAITAIEELGVEHRAGYYEQSGVLRDMFQNHMMQLLALTAMEPPSRFEADHVRDEKVKVFRSLRPFQVDRLTDNLVLGQYLAGTVDSQAVRAYREEPGVAADSLTPTFALMKVHLDNWRWQGVPFYLTSGKRLDQKLTEIAIQFKSVPHSMFRHTLGETIAANRLILGIYPEEKITLTFQTKNPGATVCLRTVTMDFNYQQSASGPVLDAYARALIDCMLGDQMLFWRQDGVELCWKFLTPILDRCEVCDDQADLLHFYEAGTRGPKAIEHIT; translated from the coding sequence ATGGACACTAAGACCGCTGATACCGATAGTGTCGAAAAAACCATGGCAACGGTAAGCGCGCCGGATCTGGGCCTGGCGCCGCAGGAATGCGTCATGCCGGAGCCCAGCGAACCCTGTACCATCATCATAATGGGGGCCACCGGCGATTTAACCGCGCGCAAGCTGATGCCCCAGCTATTCAATTTGTATTTGAATGCCGGCCTGCCGGAGCCCTTTTTAATTGTGGGCACCAGCCATATCGATATTGCCGAAGCGGAATTCAAAGACAGCATGCAAGCGGCTTTGAAAAAAGCCGGTGTTTATGATGAAACCCGCTGGTCAGATTTTGCCCGGGCGCTCCATTATCGCTACGCTGATTTCGCGCATCTGGAATCGTTCACCCAAATGGCCCAGGCTTTAAGGGAGCTGGACCAACAGTTTAACACGCGCGGCAACCGCATTTTTTATATGGCGCTGCCACCGTCGGTCTACAAATCGGCTGCCCATTTGATCGGTAAGGTCGGCCTGGCAGATGAGCATCAAATCGGCAACGGCTGGTCACGGATCGTGGTGGAAAAACCCTTTGGTACCGATCTGGAAACCGCTGTCGATTTGGATCAGAGCCTGAGCCGCGATTTTGCCGAACACCAGATTTTTAGAATCGACCATTACCTGGCCAAAGAAACCGTACAAAATGTATTGATGCTGCGCTTTGCAAACTCCTTGTTTGAGCCCATATGGAATCGACGCTATGTGGATTATATTGCCATCACCGCCATTGAAGAGCTGGGTGTCGAGCATCGCGCCGGATATTATGAACAATCCGGGGTTTTAAGAGACATGTTTCAGAACCATATGATGCAACTGCTGGCGTTGACCGCCATGGAGCCGCCCTCCCGATTCGAAGCCGATCATGTCAGAGATGAAAAAGTTAAAGTATTCCGCTCCTTGCGCCCCTTCCAAGTCGATCGTCTGACGGACAACCTGGTGCTCGGTCAATATTTAGCCGGTACGGTTGACAGCCAGGCGGTACGCGCCTATCGCGAAGAGCCGGGCGTAGCGGCCGACTCGTTAACACCGACCTTTGCTCTGATGAAAGTTCATCTGGATAACTGGCGCTGGCAGGGAGTACCTTTTTACCTGACTTCAGGTAAACGTCTGGACCAAAAATTAACCGAGATTGCCATTCAATTTAAAAGCGTCCCGCATTCAATGTTCCGCCATACTTTGGGCGAAACCATTGCAGCCAACCGGCTTATTCTGGGTATTTATCCTGAGGAAAAAATTACCCTGACGTTTCAGACTAAAAACCCCGGTGCCACTGTTTGTCTGCGCACCGTTACAATGGACTTTAATTATCAACAAAGCGCCAGCGGTCCTGTTCTGGACGCCTATGCAAGAGCACTGATCGATTGCATGCTTGGTGACCAGATGCTGTTCTGGCGCCAGGACGGTGTTGAGCTGTGCTGGAAGTTTTTGACACCCATCTTAGATCGCTGCGAGGTCTGTGATGATCAGGCCGACCTGCTTCACTTCTATGAGGCCGGAACCAGGGGGCCGAAGGCGATCGAGCACATTACATAG
- a CDS encoding TVP38/TMEM64 family protein, with protein sequence MEQVMQPTVNSRKKALVKALILVAFIVGAILMVRLTPIKQYLTPDALGQYLDMTGFWGPIIFIIIYAVGICLFLPGTLLTGLGAAIFGAYWGFVWVWIGAMIGATAAFIIGRTLGREFAASLIGDKLKKYDDGIERNGFATVLYLRLVYFPFTPMNFGMGLTKVHFWDYVAGTGLGIIVGTFIFTFFIGTLKDVWTSGNWGELISFKVFFSIGLFIFSFFIPKILKKIKKEES encoded by the coding sequence ATGGAACAGGTTATGCAACCAACGGTTAACAGCCGCAAAAAAGCGCTTGTAAAAGCGCTGATACTAGTGGCATTTATTGTCGGCGCCATTTTGATGGTGCGCCTAACGCCGATCAAACAATATCTGACTCCTGATGCGTTGGGTCAGTACCTGGACATGACCGGGTTTTGGGGGCCGATCATATTTATCATTATCTACGCTGTCGGGATCTGCCTGTTTTTACCCGGCACCTTACTGACCGGACTGGGCGCGGCCATTTTTGGCGCCTACTGGGGATTTGTGTGGGTATGGATCGGTGCCATGATCGGCGCCACCGCGGCCTTTATTATCGGGCGGACATTGGGTAGAGAATTTGCAGCATCCCTGATTGGCGATAAACTCAAAAAATATGACGACGGCATTGAACGCAACGGCTTTGCCACCGTGTTATACTTGCGGCTGGTATACTTTCCATTTACGCCCATGAATTTCGGGATGGGCTTGACCAAGGTGCACTTTTGGGATTACGTTGCGGGGACCGGATTGGGTATCATTGTCGGTACTTTCATTTTCACATTTTTCATCGGTACGCTAAAAGATGTCTGGACCTCGGGCAACTGGGGGGAGCTGATTTCGTTTAAGGTGTTTTTCTCCATCGGCTTGTTTATATTTTCGTTTTTTATCCCCAAAATCTTAAAAAAAATCAAAAAAGAAGAGAGTTAG
- the tkt gene encoding transketolase, whose amino-acid sequence MSSELDQLCINTIRMLSVDGVQKANSGHPGMPMGAAAMAYVLWTRFLRHNPKDPTWPNRDRFVLSAGHGSMLIYSLLHLSGYDLPLEEIQNFRQWGSKTPGHPEYGITPGVETTTGPLGQGFANGVGMALAERYLAARFNEPGHQIIDHFTYGIVSDGDLMEGISHEAASLAGHLGLGKLIYFYDDNQISIEGHTDIAFTENRSGRFESYDWHVQYVADGNDLSALEQALVEAQNETDRPSLISVRTNIGYGSPNKQDTASAHGEPLGPEEVQRTKKNLDWPPEPGFLIPDDALTHFRRAIEVGQKLESRWQNAFEAYQSEFKEDAAELRRWIDGQLPKGWEEDLPLFEPDEKGMATRVASGKVLNAIAPTIANLVGGSADLAPSTKTLIDGEDDFQADNYGGRNLRFGVREHGMGGILNGMALHGGLIPYGATFLIFSDYMRPSIRLAALTEQQVIYVFTHDSIGLGEDGPTHQPIEQLAALRAIPNLMLIRPCDANETTQAWRAAIQHSDGPVALALTRQNLPTLDRNGQYASAEGLHRGGYVLREAANGQPEVILIASGSEVHIALKAAEMIDAKGPATRVVSMPSWELFEVQSTEYCDQVLPQTVKARVAIEAGSPQGWHRYVGDAGRIVALDHFGASAPAQTLFEKFGLTADRVVEKALECV is encoded by the coding sequence ATGTCGAGCGAACTTGACCAGCTCTGTATCAACACAATTCGAATGCTTTCAGTCGATGGGGTGCAAAAAGCCAATTCCGGGCATCCCGGGATGCCCATGGGCGCGGCTGCCATGGCCTATGTTCTCTGGACGCGCTTTTTGCGCCACAATCCAAAAGATCCCACCTGGCCCAATCGGGACCGCTTTGTGCTCTCAGCCGGTCATGGCTCGATGCTGATCTACAGTCTGCTGCACCTGAGCGGTTATGACCTGCCGCTGGAAGAGATTCAGAATTTTCGCCAATGGGGCAGCAAAACTCCCGGGCATCCGGAATACGGTATCACACCGGGTGTGGAGACCACCACCGGCCCCTTAGGCCAGGGATTTGCCAACGGTGTGGGTATGGCTCTGGCCGAACGGTATCTAGCGGCGCGCTTTAACGAACCCGGTCATCAAATTATCGACCATTTTACATACGGCATCGTCAGCGACGGTGATCTAATGGAAGGCATTTCGCATGAAGCTGCCTCGCTCGCTGGCCATTTGGGTCTGGGCAAATTAATCTATTTCTACGATGACAACCAAATCTCCATTGAAGGCCATACCGATATTGCTTTTACGGAGAATCGCAGCGGCCGTTTCGAATCCTATGACTGGCATGTTCAATACGTGGCTGACGGCAACGATCTGTCGGCATTGGAGCAGGCGCTTGTCGAGGCCCAGAATGAAACTGATCGGCCATCATTGATCTCAGTGCGAACAAACATCGGCTATGGAAGCCCCAACAAACAGGATACAGCCAGCGCCCATGGGGAGCCATTGGGACCTGAGGAAGTTCAGCGCACCAAAAAAAATCTGGATTGGCCACCGGAGCCAGGTTTTTTGATTCCCGATGACGCCTTGACGCATTTCCGGCGGGCCATCGAAGTCGGTCAGAAGCTGGAATCCCGATGGCAAAATGCCTTTGAAGCTTATCAAAGCGAATTTAAAGAAGACGCCGCTGAATTGCGGCGCTGGATAGACGGCCAGCTTCCGAAAGGATGGGAAGAAGATCTTCCGCTGTTTGAGCCCGATGAGAAAGGAATGGCGACCCGGGTCGCTTCCGGCAAGGTGCTCAATGCCATTGCACCCACCATCGCTAACCTTGTTGGGGGTTCGGCGGATCTGGCGCCATCCACAAAAACCTTAATTGACGGGGAAGATGATTTTCAGGCCGACAATTATGGCGGCCGTAACTTGCGTTTTGGTGTGCGCGAACATGGGATGGGCGGCATTTTAAACGGCATGGCCCTGCATGGCGGCCTTATTCCTTATGGCGCCACTTTTCTCATTTTTTCCGACTACATGCGTCCTTCCATTCGTCTGGCCGCCCTCACAGAACAACAGGTGATTTATGTGTTTACCCATGACAGCATCGGTTTGGGAGAAGACGGCCCCACCCATCAGCCGATTGAGCAGCTGGCGGCATTAAGGGCCATACCGAACTTGATGCTAATCCGGCCCTGTGATGCCAATGAAACCACCCAGGCTTGGCGGGCCGCCATTCAGCACAGTGATGGCCCGGTAGCCCTGGCGCTGACGCGCCAAAATCTTCCCACCCTTGATCGCAATGGACAATATGCGTCCGCCGAGGGTCTGCACAGGGGAGGTTATGTGTTGCGCGAGGCGGCAAACGGACAACCGGAGGTGATTTTGATCGCCAGTGGCTCGGAAGTGCATATAGCCCTCAAAGCTGCCGAAATGATAGATGCCAAAGGACCGGCCACCCGGGTGGTCAGTATGCCGTCCTGGGAATTGTTTGAGGTCCAATCAACAGAGTATTGCGACCAGGTGTTGCCCCAGACCGTCAAAGCCAGGGTTGCCATTGAAGCCGGCAGCCCCCAGGGCTGGCATCGCTACGTGGGTGACGCCGGACGGATTGTTGCCCTTGACCATTTCGGTGCCTCAGCACCGGCGCAGACATTGTTTGAAAAATTCGGGCTGACAGCCGATCGGGTGGTTGAAAAAGCGCTGGAATGCGTTTAA